AAGATGGTATTGCACCATTTTTAATCATCTGAATAATTTCCTGCTTAGTTGTCCACGATCTACCAAAATCAAAAGTAAATGCTGATTTAACAATATCTAGGTACTGGGCCCACATTGGCTTATTTAGTCCTAATTCGTTTCTAAGGTCTGCAATTTGAGAAAGTGTTGCATGTTTTCCAAGCATAATAAGGGCCGGATCTGGCGCAACAACATTAAATATAATAAATATTATCAATGCGACCCCTAGGATTGTAGGGATTATGTAAAATAATCTTCTTAAGATGTACTGCCACAAATTCAAAATTAACCACCTGATTAATGTAAAAAGCCCTCTACAAGAGAGGGCCGAGATTTTTAAGTTATAACTTAAAGTTTTTCAATAGATTTAGCTTTAAGCTCCGAATCAATATTTAAATACTGAGCCTGACCTGTTTCAAAGTCAGTGGACATATAATTCTTTAAGAATGAATGTCTAAGCGTAAAGTTTTGTCTATGAACACCGTAGATCCATGGAGCTTGCTCAGCTGCAATTCTATTCATTTTCTCATAGAGAGCTGTTCTCTCAGGAGAATCTTGCATTACAGAGGCTGTCTTAAATAATTTATTAAATTCTGGATTATTATATCCCGAACCATTTGCTCCTGGAGCTTTATTTGGTCCGTATAAAAGTTGTAAGAAGTTTTCTGCATCTGGATAATCCGCTCCCCATGCAATTCCGTAAAGCATTACTTGCCTTTTTGTAATCTTCTTCTGAAGTTCTGGCCAAGGATTAGTTACAACTTTAATTCTTACTCCGATTTGAGCAAGTTGTTGCTTCATGTAATCACCAATTTGACGAGAAACAGTTCCCGATGGGCAATCGTAAGTAATCTCTGGAAGACCTTTACCTTCAGGGTAACCTGCTTTTGCAAGTAGTTTCTTAGCTTCTTCGATATTTGGTCCTCTATAAGGAGAGACATAGCCTGGGATATTTCCAGCAATTCCTGGAGGAACTACTGACTGAGCCGGAAGAGAAGTGTTGTTGTAAAATAGCTCATTAGACTTCACAACATCATATGCAAGAGACATTGCTCTTCTTAAGTCAGCATTTTGAAAAAGTTTTAAATCATGATTAAACGCTGTGTAAGTAACATCAAGAGATGGATTGATCAGAAGACTAATCCCTTTTTTCTCATATTCAGGAGACAGGTTTCTATCAGGAGTTACTGCTGAATCAAAGTTATCTTTTGGAATTCCAATGAAATCAACTTTTCCTTTTAGAAAGTTTAGCCATCTTGGTTGAGATTCAATAATAACATTCACTACTACCTTATCTACTAATGGAAGCTCTTTACCAGCATCTTTTAAAAAACCTGCTGCCTTAAATTCATCGCTCGCCTCAGTTGGGTAGAGCTTCTTTCTAAAGTTAGGGTTCTTTGTATAAACGATTTTCTTCGTCTGCTTAAACGTTGGAAGAATAAATGGACCAGTTCCCACAGGATGGTTTAAAAATTCCTTTCCGTATTTTTCAACAACTTCTCTAGGAGTTGCAAAAGTAAACGGCATGGCTAAAGAATAAAGAAACTGAGGGAATGGTTTTGTTAATTTAAATTCCACAGTATATTTACTTGTTGCTTTTAAACCTTCAACTACTTCATCATAATCTACACTTGGAAGATCTGAATACTTTTCTCTCCACTCATTAAGTCCCTTAATTTTTCCATCAAGTAACCACCAACCAAGTCCCTGAAGCTTTGGATCAGCAAGTCTCTTTATAGAGTATACAAAGTCCTCTGCAACAAGTTCTCTACCCTTTCCATTTGGAAATGCAGAATCATCATGGAAGAGAACACCTTGGCGAATATTAAAAGTATAAGTAAGGCCATCTTCAGAAACAACTGGCATTGACTCAGCAAGGTTAGGAACAAGAGTGTATGGTCTTTTTAAGTAGTGGTACTCTAATAGACCTTCGTAAACACGACCTACTTCATTACTTGAATAACGGTCATTTGCATAAATTGGATCCATACCTTTAACTTCAGCAGATACAGCAATATTTAGCGTCTTACCCGTTTCCACGTTCTTCTTTGTACAACTTGCAAATCCAATAAGGAGAGCGATTGCTGTAAAAAGTGTTGTAAACTTCTTCATAGTAAATTTCCTCTGTTTAGTTTTCTTCCAAAACCTAGCAATGTAACTTAAAATCTATACAAAATTATTTAGAGAATATCTAGGAATTAAAGGAAAAGACTTATTAGCTTCGCGTTATTCACAGCGGTTAAAGAATAGTTCAACCTTAAATGAATCCTTGCTTTGCTTATTATCAAGGGGATAGATAGAAAGACGCTTTGGTCCATTACTTGTGAGGCTAGAAAAGTCGAACCTCATAATATTGCCCTGATCGTTAGCTCTATCTATAAAGAGAT
The sequence above is a segment of the Halobacteriovorax sp. JY17 genome. Coding sequences within it:
- a CDS encoding ABC transporter substrate-binding protein, which codes for MKKFTTLFTAIALLIGFASCTKKNVETGKTLNIAVSAEVKGMDPIYANDRYSSNEVGRVYEGLLEYHYLKRPYTLVPNLAESMPVVSEDGLTYTFNIRQGVLFHDDSAFPNGKGRELVAEDFVYSIKRLADPKLQGLGWWLLDGKIKGLNEWREKYSDLPSVDYDEVVEGLKATSKYTVEFKLTKPFPQFLYSLAMPFTFATPREVVEKYGKEFLNHPVGTGPFILPTFKQTKKIVYTKNPNFRKKLYPTEASDEFKAAGFLKDAGKELPLVDKVVVNVIIESQPRWLNFLKGKVDFIGIPKDNFDSAVTPDRNLSPEYEKKGISLLINPSLDVTYTAFNHDLKLFQNADLRRAMSLAYDVVKSNELFYNNTSLPAQSVVPPGIAGNIPGYVSPYRGPNIEEAKKLLAKAGYPEGKGLPEITYDCPSGTVSRQIGDYMKQQLAQIGVRIKVVTNPWPELQKKITKRQVMLYGIAWGADYPDAENFLQLLYGPNKAPGANGSGYNNPEFNKLFKTASVMQDSPERTALYEKMNRIAAEQAPWIYGVHRQNFTLRHSFLKNYMSTDFETGQAQYLNIDSELKAKSIEKL